In Solanum stenotomum isolate F172 unplaced genomic scaffold, ASM1918654v1 scaffold782, whole genome shotgun sequence, a single genomic region encodes these proteins:
- the LOC125853026 gene encoding uncharacterized protein LOC125853026, translating to MAKAYRKEDFEKFMAKLEKIDGRVKEYLKDVGYERWSRSHATVNRGRMMTSNIAECINGCLVDARQLPVIDFLEEARILFGSWNCKNGEIASYTKETLGRRFEEILIINASKCATMKVVASSEFIFSVYEGGIRYIVCLERKTCSCGRFQHDEIPCAHAMAILKKKNIKDVHPYCSDYYKHDALANTYAVPMEPMPDKNDWTALECVLKEVVLPPRYKKMPGRPRKKRKKNPDEKLSTKTNCCGRCGQEGHNIRTCTFFPKNS from the exons ATGGCAAAGGCTTATAGAAAAGaggattttgaaaaatttatggCTAAATTGGAAAAAATAGATGGCAGAGTAAAGGAGTATCTTAAAGATGTTGGGTATGAGAGGTGGTCTAGGTCTCATGCAACAGTGAACCGTGGAAGAATGATGACTTCAAATATAGCTGAATGTATCAATGGTTGCCTTGTTGATGCACGACAACTACCTGTTATAGACTTTCTGGAAGAAGCTAGAATTCTATTTGGTTCTTGGAATTGCAAAAATGGAGAAATAGCATCTTATACAAAGGAAACATTAGGGAGGAGATTTGAAGAAATATTGATTATAAACGCTTCAAAATGTGCAACAATGAAG GTTGTTGCATCTTCTGAGTTTATTTTTTCAGTGTATGAAGGTGGGATAAGATACATTGTTTGTCTTGAGAGAAAAACATGTTCATGTGGTAGATTTCAACATGACGAGATACCTTGTGCGCACGCAATGGccattttgaagaagaagaatattaaAGATGTACACCCCTACTGCTCTGATTACTATAAACATGATGCATTAGCAAATACTTATGCAGTTCCAATGGAACCAATGCCAGACAAAAATGATTGGACAGCTCTGGAATGTGTTTTGAAAGAAGTCGTCTTGCCACCAAGATACAAAAAAATGCCTGGTAGACcaagaaaaaagaggaagaaaaatccTGACGAAAAGCTAAGCACAAAAACGAATTGTTGTGGACGTTGTGGACAAGAAGGTCACAATATAAGAACATGTactttctttccaaaaaattcTTGA
- the LOC125853027 gene encoding uncharacterized protein LOC125853027, with protein MNILILLRHSGSWESDVRYERYISDGIVVCENISFVNLISAITAELGIDEFKKNIEVRYVVEGNSSPLCIRNDMGVKLYIVIKKHEVGFGMYPLCIDTSDRSDEEIQNFDATTGAIVCVEGGKSDAKALTIVKSKIGDLYYIPKMEVKNYISDTNISVVEVKQMYKDKATLKAVMEKYKIKNSFNFKVKRSDNKSYVLVCYSDDCCWKLKASVRKNSDIFKVRYFNSEHRCPLRDMVLSKVQATIGFVSGVTAPILGNHKRKHTPNDIITDIRALYGVEISYQQAWRSKEQALKMIRGKPVDGYKQLPRYIYILETVYPNSYIRMHKSEKNEFMYLFISLRSMMRGFELCRPVVVVDASHLSGAYRGTFVSASTLDGAGCILPLAYGIVDTENDCSWIWFFQQFKNAFGERDKMCVVSDRNESIKKGEKQVHTT; from the exons ATGAATATTTTGATCTTGTTAAGGCATTCTGGATCATGGGAAAGCGATGTTAGATACGAACGATACATAAGTGATGGTATAGTGGTTTGTGAAAATATTTCGTTTGTGAATCTTATTTCAGCAATTACAGCTGAATTGGGTATTGATGAATTCAAAAAAAACATTGAGGTCAGATACGTTGTTGAAGGAAATTCGTCTCCATTGTGTATTCGGAATGATATGGGGGTGAAATTGTACATAGTAATTAAGAAACATGAGGTGGGATTCGGTATGTATCCTCTATGCATTGATACCTCTGATAGAAGTGATGAAGAGATACAAAATTTCGATGCAACAACAGGTGCAATCGTGTGTGTTGAGGGTGGAAAAAGCGACGCAAAGGCTCTAACCATTGTTAAATCAAAAATTGGTGATTTATACTACATACCAAAAATGGAGGTGAAGAATTATATATCAGATACAAATATTTCTGTTGTTGAAGTGAAACAAATGTACAAGGATAAGGCAACTCTAAAGGCTGTAatggaaaaatacaaaataaagaatAGCTTCAATTTTAAGGTTAAAAGATCTGATAACAAAAG CTACGTATTAGTCTGTTATTCAGATGATTGTTGTTGGAAATTGAAGGCCTCTGTTAGGAAAAATTCAGACATATTCAAAGTTAGATACTTTAATAGTGAACATAGATGTCCATTGAGGGATATGGTATTAAGTAAGGTACAAGCTACTATTGGGTTTGTTAGTGGTGTGACAGCTCCAATATTGGGGAATcataaaaggaaacatactccCAACGATATAATTACTGATATTAGGGCACTATATGGAGTTGAAATTTCTTACCAGCAAGCATGGAGGTCTAAAGAGCAAGCATTGAAAATGATCAGGGGAAAGCCTGTTGATGGATATAAACAGCTGCcaagatacatatatatattggaaACTGTGTATCCAAATTCATATATAAGGATGCACAAGtcagaaaaaaatgagtttatgtaTCTATTCATATCATTAAGGTCAATGATGAGAGGGTTTGAATTATGTAGgcctgttgttgttgttgatgcttcaCATCTTAGCGGAGCTTATCGAGGGACATTTGTATCGGCAAGTACACTCGATGGGGCAG GTTGCATATTGCCTTTAGCTTATGGAATTGTTGACACGGAAAATGATTGTTCATGGATATGGTTCTTTCAACAGTTTAAAAATGCATTTGGTGAGAGAGATAAAATGTGTGTTGTATCTGACAGAAATGAAAGCATAAAGAAGGGT GAGAAGCAGGTCCATACTACGTGA